In the Tribolium castaneum strain GA2 chromosome 1, icTriCast1.1, whole genome shotgun sequence genome, one interval contains:
- the LOC658536 gene encoding AP-1 complex subunit mu-1 isoform X2, whose amino-acid sequence MVLSAIFILDSNGIVLMSRDYRGDVELGNSSPLLHHDKVSFAYVKHEGLYITSVMKNNANIALVFTFLYKFIQIATQYFNKLEEESIRDNFVILYELLDEIMDFGYPQTTDSKILQTYIFQESYKLKKAPTIPAVVTNVVSWRPEGIKYRRNELFIDVIESVNLSVNSSGAILRNEVSGCVKMKVHLSGMPQLRLGLSDKILLAINSSGQESATFEDVKFHQCVQLSRICDKNVYFIPPDGDFELMSYRMNTEIKPLILVRSKVVQASTSRIEYTVKVSAQFKASSTANNVEVTLPVCQDVDSPVFKATAGMASYVPEKAAVVWKIKYFPGGSENLLHVCFKLSTIRGEEKDDKKPIQVKFMIPYFTISGLQIKYMKVIEKSNYKALTWVRYTTQNGEYLVCLI is encoded by the exons ATGGTCCTttcagcaatttttattttggattCAAATGGAATAGTCCTGATGTCTCGAGACTATCGCGGAGATGTCG AACTAGGAAATTCATCTCCGCTGCTGCACCACGACAAAGTTTCTTTTGCTTATGTAAAACACGAGGGCTTGTATATAACAAGTGTAATGAAGAACAACGCAAACATTGCCCTAGTTTTCACTTTCTTATACAAGTTTATTCAAATCGCGACTCAATATTTCAACAAACTCGAGGAAGAAAGCATCCGCGACAACTTTGTGATTCTGTACGAGTTGTTGGACGAGATAATGGACTTTGGCTACCCGCAAACCACCGATTCGAAAATTCTCCAAACGTACATCTTCCAAGAGAGTTATAAGCTGAAAAAGGCCCCAACAATTCCCGCCGTGGTGACAAACGTGGTCTCGTGGCGGCCCGAAGGCATAAAATACCGGCGCAACGAGCTGTTTATCGATGTAATCGAATCGGTAAACTTATCAGTGAATTCCTCCGGCGCCATCCTCCGAAACGAAGTCTCCGGTTGCGTAAAAATGAAGGTACATTTGTCCGGAATGCCCCAATTAAGATTAGGCTTGAGCGACAAGATTCTTCTGGCCATCAATTCGAGCGGCCAAGAATCGGCCACTTTCGAAGACGTTAAGTTCCACCAATGCGTCCAATTATCGCGGATTTGCGATAAAAACGTTTACTTCATCCCACCTGATGGCGACTTCGAGCTGATGTCTTATCGCATGAATACGGAGATTAAGCCTTTGATTTTGGTCAGGAGTAAAGTGGTCCAGGCGTCCACGAGCAGGATAGAGTACACGGTCAAAGTCAGCGCACAGTTTAAGGCCTCCTCGACGGCGAATAATGTGGAAGTGACTTTGCCGGTTTGTCAGGATGTTGATTCGCCGGTTTTTAAGGCGACGGCAGGAATGGCGAGCTATGTCCCGGAAAAAGCGGCGGTGGTGTGGAAGATCAAGTATTTTCCGGGAGGGAGTGAGAACTTATTgcacgtttgttttaaactttCGACGATACGAGGGGAAGAAAAGGACGACAAGAAACCCATACAAGTTAAATTTATGATTCCATATTTTACTATTTCTGGCTTACAGATTAAGTATATGAAAGTGATTGAGAAGAGTAATTATAAGGCTTTAACTTGGGTAAGGTATACTACTCAAAATGGAGAATATCTAGTTTGTCTCATTTAG
- the LOC100141856 gene encoding uncharacterized protein LOC100141856, whose amino-acid sequence MAKIILVLLVAVIAQCLSQPVFLHDTVKCYDRECPGTTVACKKTIKTSDDKKQLSTIIACLDAQDMTLKDFREDVENPFGPSTTFYSSSFSGTYVSHSKGPVNVNINNEIEPINNVETFE is encoded by the exons atggcaaaaattattttagtgctTTTAGTGGCTGTGATCGCCCAGTGCCTCAGCCAACCCGTTTTTCTTCACG ACACAGTTAAATGCTACGACAGGGAGTGTCCCGGAACAACGGTGGcttgcaaaaaaacaataaaaactagCGATGATAAGAAGCAGTTGTCAACGATTATTGCCTGTTTAGATGCTCAAG ataTGACTTTAAAAGACTTTAGAGAAGATGTGGAAAATCCTTTTGGTCCGTCGACAACATTCTACAGCTCATCGTTCTCAGGAACTTACGTCTCCCACAGCAAAGGACCAGTTAATGTAAACATTAATAACGAGATTGAACCAATAAACAATGTGGAaacatttgaataa
- the LOC658536 gene encoding AP-1 complex subunit mu-1 isoform X1, whose product MVLSAIFILDSNGIVLMSRDYRGDVGKEQIEEFLPLLNQQEELGNSSPLLHHDKVSFAYVKHEGLYITSVMKNNANIALVFTFLYKFIQIATQYFNKLEEESIRDNFVILYELLDEIMDFGYPQTTDSKILQTYIFQESYKLKKAPTIPAVVTNVVSWRPEGIKYRRNELFIDVIESVNLSVNSSGAILRNEVSGCVKMKVHLSGMPQLRLGLSDKILLAINSSGQESATFEDVKFHQCVQLSRICDKNVYFIPPDGDFELMSYRMNTEIKPLILVRSKVVQASTSRIEYTVKVSAQFKASSTANNVEVTLPVCQDVDSPVFKATAGMASYVPEKAAVVWKIKYFPGGSENLLHVCFKLSTIRGEEKDDKKPIQVKFMIPYFTISGLQIKYMKVIEKSNYKALTWVRYTTQNGEYLVCLI is encoded by the coding sequence ATGGTCCTttcagcaatttttattttggattCAAATGGAATAGTCCTGATGTCTCGAGACTATCGCGGAGATGTCGGTAAAGAACAAATCGAGGAATTTCTTCCTTTATTAAACCAACAAGAAGAACTAGGAAATTCATCTCCGCTGCTGCACCACGACAAAGTTTCTTTTGCTTATGTAAAACACGAGGGCTTGTATATAACAAGTGTAATGAAGAACAACGCAAACATTGCCCTAGTTTTCACTTTCTTATACAAGTTTATTCAAATCGCGACTCAATATTTCAACAAACTCGAGGAAGAAAGCATCCGCGACAACTTTGTGATTCTGTACGAGTTGTTGGACGAGATAATGGACTTTGGCTACCCGCAAACCACCGATTCGAAAATTCTCCAAACGTACATCTTCCAAGAGAGTTATAAGCTGAAAAAGGCCCCAACAATTCCCGCCGTGGTGACAAACGTGGTCTCGTGGCGGCCCGAAGGCATAAAATACCGGCGCAACGAGCTGTTTATCGATGTAATCGAATCGGTAAACTTATCAGTGAATTCCTCCGGCGCCATCCTCCGAAACGAAGTCTCCGGTTGCGTAAAAATGAAGGTACATTTGTCCGGAATGCCCCAATTAAGATTAGGCTTGAGCGACAAGATTCTTCTGGCCATCAATTCGAGCGGCCAAGAATCGGCCACTTTCGAAGACGTTAAGTTCCACCAATGCGTCCAATTATCGCGGATTTGCGATAAAAACGTTTACTTCATCCCACCTGATGGCGACTTCGAGCTGATGTCTTATCGCATGAATACGGAGATTAAGCCTTTGATTTTGGTCAGGAGTAAAGTGGTCCAGGCGTCCACGAGCAGGATAGAGTACACGGTCAAAGTCAGCGCACAGTTTAAGGCCTCCTCGACGGCGAATAATGTGGAAGTGACTTTGCCGGTTTGTCAGGATGTTGATTCGCCGGTTTTTAAGGCGACGGCAGGAATGGCGAGCTATGTCCCGGAAAAAGCGGCGGTGGTGTGGAAGATCAAGTATTTTCCGGGAGGGAGTGAGAACTTATTgcacgtttgttttaaactttCGACGATACGAGGGGAAGAAAAGGACGACAAGAAACCCATACAAGTTAAATTTATGATTCCATATTTTACTATTTCTGGCTTACAGATTAAGTATATGAAAGTGATTGAGAAGAGTAATTATAAGGCTTTAACTTGGGTAAGGTATACTACTCAAAATGGAGAATATCTAGTTTGTCTCATTTAG